A region from the Brassica napus cultivar Da-Ae chromosome C8, Da-Ae, whole genome shotgun sequence genome encodes:
- the LOC125591933 gene encoding intermediate cleaving peptidase 55, mitochondrial-like has translation MQVLARNLAQRVSRSQVISRYAYSTQRVRDIGQPTPASHPHLMAEGEVTPGIRIEEYIGRRKKLAELLPQNSLAIVSSAPMKMMTDVVPYTFRQEADYLYLTGCQQRVAWLVLSSEHGLCMFMPESTPNDIAWQGEVAGVDAASKVFKAEQAYPISKLPEILSDMIRSSSKVFHNDQTASQKYTNLDEFKKSASLGKVKSLSSFTHELRLIKSPAELKLMRESASIACQGLLKTMLHSKGYPDEGILVAKVEYECRIRGAQRMAFNPVVGGGSNASVIHYSRNDQRVS, from the exons atgCAAGTACTTGCGCGGAATCTAGCTCAGAGAGTCTCAAGAAGCCAG GTCATCAGTCGCTATGCATATTCAACTCAACGGGTCAGAGACATTGGTCAGCCAACTCCAGCATCTCATCCTCAT TTAATGGCCGAAGGAGAGGTCACACCAGGAATAagaatagaggaatacattggtaGAAGGAAGAAACTTGCTGAGCTTCTTCCTCAGAACAGCTTAGCCATCGTTTCTTCAGCTCCTATGAAGATGATGACAGACGTTGTTCCATATACGTTCAGACAAGAGGCTGATTATTTGTATCTAACTGGCTGCCAGCAACGGGTGGCGTGGCTTGTTTTAAGCAGTGAACACGGTTTATGCATGTTCATGCCGGAATCAACTCCTAAT GACATTGCTTGGCAAGGAGAAGTAGCTGGAGTTGATGCAGCGTCAAAGGTTTTCAAGGCGGAACAAGCATATCCTATAAGCAAATTACCAGAG ATTCTTTCAGACATGATAAGAAGTTCTTCCAAAGTGTTTCACAATGATCAAACGGCCTCACAAAAATACACAAACTTGGATGAGTTTAAAAAGTCAGCATCACTTGGCAAAGTGAAGTCTCTTTCAAGTTTTACTCATGAGCTGAGGTTGATTAAATCACCTGCAGAGCTCAAATTGATGAGAGAGTCTGCTTCTATTGCCTGCCAG GGTCTTCTGAAAACAATGCTACATTCGAAAGGGTATCCTGATGAAGGCATCTTGGTAGCCAAAGTTGAGTATGAGTGTCGGATAAGAGGTGCTCAGCGAATGGC ATTCAATCCTGTAGTTGGTGGCGGTTCTAATGCTAGTGTGATCCACTATTCACGTAATGATCAGCGAGTAAGTTGA